A region of the Prevotella intermedia ATCC 25611 = DSM 20706 genome:
TACAACTATTTTGAAACCTTACGACAAGATATTGGTGCCGATGCTGTTTGCGTGGCGCACCACCGAGATGATTCGGTGGAAACAGTGCTCTTGAACCTTGTTCGTGGTACTGGCTTGCGCGGATTGATGGGCATTCGCTCTCGCAACAAACACATTATACGTCCCCTTCTTGCTTGTTCCAAAGCCGATATAGAGGCTTATTTGGCTGCAAAAGGACAAGCCTTTGTTACCGATAGCAGTAATCTTGTAGCCGATGTAAAGCGCAACAAACTGCGATTGGAGGTTGTTCCAACGCTGAAAGAAATCAATCCGTCGTTCGACGAAACCATTATGAAAATGTCGGAAAGCATCGGCGAGGCGCAGAAAATCATCAATGCGTCGCTGAAAAGTGCCTTTTCAAGTATCGTGTCGGTAGAAAACGGCGATGCAGACACTTTGTTTTCGCAACTCCAAGACGGCACGCTCAAACAGGCATTGCCCAACCTTCGCATCGACATTGCAGCACTGAAAGCCTATGTTTCTCCCGAATATTTCCTCTTTTATCTGCTCATTCCCTATGGCTTTACTTCGCCACAGGTAAGGGGTATCGCTTCTTCGCTATCATCAGGAAGCGGAAAAGAATACATAACAGATAGTTACACGCTTCTGTTCGATAGAAAAATGATGCTTGTTTCGCAGCGTGAAAAGACTGCTCCAAAACCATTGGAACTGCCCGAAACAGGCAAATACATCTACTCGGAGCAGTGCTGTATTGAGATAAAAGAAGAGACGGTAGACAGCAACTTCACCATTCCTACCGCAATAAACGAGATAGTTGTAGACAAAGCAAAGGTGCATTTCCCACTCGTTTTGCGCCGTACAGCAACGGCAGACCGTTTCCGTCCTTTTGGAATGAGGGGCTCAAAGCTGGTCAGCGACTACCTTACAAACTTGAAAGTAGATGCCGTAAGCAAGCGCAAACAGCTTGTATTGGTCGATGGAAACGGCGAAATTATGTGGTTGGTGGGGCGTCGCTCAAGCGAAACATACCGCATCGGCAGCACCACTACTACGGCATTGCGCATTCGTTTCTTATCATCTGAGACGACCGATATTTCGTGTTGATAGCTTATTTGATATGCGAAAAGAAGGCAGTAACGCTGTAAATATTTTTTACAAGCATAGCTATCGCTTAACTACTTGTGCATCAACGCTTTGCAAAACCTATTGTTTTGCGTTCCAAAAGCGGCTGTTTTGCACGGTAAAAGCGTAGGTTTTGCATCGCAAAAGAGGCACTTTCGCAACGCAAAAACGAAATTGCCATTTTCCTTCAGAATTATCTTTACAAAGTTGCGAGGTGTTTTCAACTTCTTAAATAGAATTACTAGAATTTCTATAGGTTCTAGAAATCCTATGCAATATTACCCTACAAACCTCCTTTGAGCCTATAATTCCACCACCGTTATGCCTGCTCCTCCAAACTGAACGTGCTCGTCTCGGCAGCTTTTTACGTTTGGAACAGAGTTCAGATACTGCCTAATCATGGTGCGCAGAATGCCATTTCCCTTGCCGTGAAGTATGCGCACTTGGCTTACGCCCACAAGTATGGCGTCGTCGATGAAGTATTGCACTTGGTTCAAAGCTTCGTCGGCACGCATACCCCGCACGTCTATTTCCTGTTTAAACTGATTGCGATGTTGGTCAATGGTCTCGCATGTCTGTCGGCTATAATTATAAGCTGTGAACTGCTTTTGACTTTCTTTCACTGCAGCATCGTCGGCACGTTCTAACCGAGAAACCGCCATTTTGGTGCGCATACCGCCGAATATCACCATTGCCTGCTTGCCATCGGTCGATTCAACCTCGCCTATGGAGGTCAGACCCTTTATGCGCACCGCATCGCCGATACCGATTGGGCGGTTTTCGGCACGTTTCTGTGTTGCCGCTTTCAACGCTTCGGCAGCATTCTGCTTGCGTTCTTCCTTTTCTTGCAAGCGGCGTTCGTGGCGTTCTTTCCTATTCTTTATCTTCTCTATCTTTGCTTTCAGTTCCTCGTCGGTCATCAAACCGTCTTCGCGCATTGCTTGCTTGTTGGCTGCTTTCTTCGCTTTAGTCTTGCTTTTATTGTTTAAAGCAGCCATAGAGTCGTTGAGCATAGCTTCCTCGTATTCAGCAAGTTCTTGACGAAGTCGTTTTGTTGCTTCCTTTTCCGCTTGTTGTTCGCGTATTTCTCGTATGACGTTTTCAATGCGCTTGTTGCTTTCTCGGATTATTTCCTCAGCTTCCGCCTTTGCTTTCTTGATGATTTCCTTACGGCTTTGGCGCAACTCTTCCATTTCCTTTTCGTATTTGGCAATGGTTCGTTCCAACTCCTTTTCGTGGCTATGTACGGTTTGTCGCTTGGTTTCCCAATAACGTTTATCTCTAACAATATCCTGTAAATACTTGTCGCTCTGTATGTAATCAGAACCAACAATAACAGAAGCGTCGCTGATAACTTCTTCTGGAATACCCGTTTTACGTGCTATCTCTATGGCAAATGAACTGCCCGGTCGCCCAATAGCCAACTGGAAGAGCGGCCGCATCTCGTGGCGGTCGTACAGCATTGCACCGTTTACCACGCCTTTGTGGTCTTCTGCGAAATGCTTTAGGTTCTGATAGTGGGTCGTTATCACCGCCCACGCCTGCTTTTTCCAAAACTGTCTCAGCACCGATTCGGCGATAGCACCGCCTATTTGCGGCTCTGTGCCCGTTCCAAATTCGTCGATTAAGATGAGCGTGTGGCGGTCTGCCTGCTTCATCATGTTCTTCATGTTCATCAAATGCGACGAATAGGTACTCAAATCGTTCTCTATGCTCTGCTCGTCGCCTATGTCAATCATGAGGTTGCGAAACGTTCCTGCGGTGGAACGCTCGCTCACTGGGATTGAAAGACCGCACTGAAGCATATACTGAAGCAGTCCGACGGTTTTCAGACAAACCGACTTTCCGCCTGCATTGGGACCAGAAATAATGAGCAGGTGTTTCTCTTTTGTGAGTTGAATGTCGAGCGGAACCACTGCCAAAGGGGCATCGCTGTTCTCTGCCGTGCGCTGTTTCTTCGATAACGAAAGCTGCAGTAGCGGGTGAATGGCACGAATGAAGTCTACGTAAGGTTCTGTTCCGACTTCTGGCTCAATGGCTTTGAACATACGAGCCAACTCTGCTTTTGCACGAATAAAGTCGATAAGTGCGAGGAAATGATACGAGTCGAGGATTTCGCGAATGTGCGGACGCACCAGTTTGGCAAACTCTCGGAGTATGCGGATAATCTCTTTGCGTTCCTCGTTCTCAAGTTCGCGTATCTTGTTGTTGGCTTCCACCACCTCGGTTGGCTCTATGAAGACCGTCTTTCCTGTGGCACTCTCGTCGTGAACGATGCCCGATATTTTGCGTTTCATACCCGGTGCAACGGGGATAACCAGTCTGCCGTCGCGCATCGTCGGCGTAACATCACGGTCTACCACGCCTTCGCTCTGCGCCGATTGCAAGATACGGTTCAGCGTGCGTGATATACTGCTTTCCATATGTGCCAGTTCTCGGCGGATTTGGAGCAAGTCGGGCGATGCCGAATCGCGCATTTTGCCGAATTTATCGATGATTTGACTGATGCGTTGCACCAATATAGGGAATGTAGCCACGCCGTCGGCAAGGGCATAGAGGGCAGGATAAGTGTGCTGAATGTCGCCATTGGGCAACTCGTCGCCTGCGCTTAGGAATTTCACAATCGCAATGATGGTTTCCAACGAACGCTTCAAATCGAAGAGTTCGCTCTCTTCCATATACGTGCCTTCGAGGCGAATGCGTGCCACACTCGCCCGAACATCGAACACATTATCGAGCGGAAAGGCTTCTGCACCTTCCTGAATGCGGCGAAACTCTCGCACTTCTGCCAACCAGCGGTTTACTTGTGTGGTGTCGGTAGAGAACTCCATACTGTCTACCTGCTCGCGTCCGAGCGTGGAAAGACAGTGCTCGTGCAAGAGTGTGCGTATTTCGTTGAAACCTATTTTCTGCTCAAAATTGTTGGGGTATATCATCTTTGCTTGTAAAATTGTCGTTGTCATGCGCCTTTGACAAGGCGTGTTTGGAGCGACAAAGTTACTATTTTTCTTTTTAAAACCGATGCGAGTTTGTTTATTAATTGCATTTTTCGTATTTTTGCACATAAAAAACAGATGTTCAAAAACATTATGCTTGTGGGCTTCGGCAGCTTTTTCGGTGGCGTTGTTCGCTACCTTGTAACACGTATGTTGTCGGTTATGGTGGTTTCTCCCTACCCTTTTGGCACGTTTGCCGTGAATGTTCTGGGCTGCTTCGTCATTGGTTTTGTTTCGGCTTTGCCCATTGGCTGTTTGCTCAGTCCTAACACTCGCCTGCTGCTGACAACAGGATTATGTGGCGGCTTTACCACTTTCTCAACCTTTATGAACGAGAATGCCACGCTGTTGAAAGAAGGAATGCCCACCACGGCGTTGCTTTATACCTTTGCCAGCCTTCTTGTTGGCTTCCTTGCAGTAATTGGAGGACAGCAAGTGGCACGCATCTTTTAGTATGCTTTGGCTTTTACAAGAACGCTTAGAAACTTTAGAAACAATACGTGAAAATCGCTTTGATTTTGTAAAGATAATTCGGAAGGAAAACGGTAATTTCGATTTGACGTTGCGAAAGCGTAGGTTTTGCAACGCAAAAGAGCCGCTTTTGCAAGGTAAAAGCGGCTCTTTTGGAACGTAAAACAATAGGTTTTACAATGCGTTGATAATAAGGCTGTTATGCGGTAGATACGCTTGTAAAAAATATTTACACATTTATGGAGTCCTTCTTCGGCTTTAGAACCTGAACTCAAAGGAAAGTATCAGTTCTCGTGGGCGCAGTTCGTAGCTGTTTGTAAAGATGCCCACACCACTGTATGATGTTTCTACATAGTTGCGTTTGTTGAATATGTTGGCAAGCGTAGCAAGCACAAGGAAGTTCTTTTGTCGCCAAGTTACCTTTGCATCGGCAAGGAACGTGTTGAGCGTTGCGCCCTCAAGCTGGTTGTGATAGTAAATACCCGACAGCGAAAGGTCTACTTTCTGAATGGTGGAAGTAAGCGTCAGGCTCTGTTTCCAATTGAAACGTGATGCCATAGACGCATTGTCGGACATTGATTTGCTGAGAGTGAAGTCGCCACTGTAGGTTACAAATGCCCACGAAGGCGAATAAGTGAGCGATGGCGAAAGCATTAATGAACGGTATTTGTAGCCCACCACCTTGCCTGCGGTGTATTGTTCGCCGTCTCCATAACTTGCCGAAATGCCGCACGATGTCTTGAAATGCTGTTTGTAGAAGCCTTTTGAAAACCAGAAACGCCCCGTTAAATTAGTGTTTTTCGTGTTGTGTTGGGCATACGTCATAAGGTAGTTGCCATTGCTAATCTGCATATCCACCACCGAATTGCTCCACATGCGGTTTGCCATAAGCGAGAAGTTACTGAAGAATTCCTTTACTACACGTTTGTAATTGTGTGTAAAATTGAAATTTAGCGAATGGGTACGAGGCATAAACGTGGGCGATACTCGCCACGTGCGGTAGTTGGTTTGGTATCTGTCGAGGGCGAAATCGGACAGTCCTTGTATGGATTGGTTGTAGCCAAACGACGCATTCGTTTCGGTGCGACTGCTCTTTTTATAGTTTGCATACAGTGATGGCGACACAAGGAAGTACCACTTGCGCTGCTGTGTGAAATACTTCAATGCCATTCCCTGACGCACCGAGGCGCGCCACTTGCCTTTATTGTAGGTGAGCGATGGCGATGAATTGAAAGCCAACAGTGTGTGTCCGTTGCGCACATTCAGGTGTTGGAAGTCTACATCGAAGTTGTATTTCTGCGTAAAACCATTCTTTGTAGTTCGCCAAGCCACTTCACTGTTGTTGTGCCAAAGGTTCGATTGAATGCTCTCACGGTTAGTATTGATATACAAATCATTGCGTGCGTGGTGATAATCTACGATGGTTTGCAGGGAGAGTGTGCCACACTCACGATTTTGCGTGGTGGTAATGTAGCCTTTCACGTTCGCTTCTGGCGTGCGAACCCGCTGCGAAAGGTTGGCGTGCCCTGTGCTTTCGAGTTCCGAGAGGGCATCGTCCTGCTTGGCATTCACACTGAAACGCATCGAACCATAGTGCTTTTCGGTGTTTATTTTCTTGTCTATGCTGAAGTTGAAGACGTCTTTCTTCAGCATCATACGATGCTTTTCGGTGGTGGTTGTAGGCGTTTCGGCAAAGTAGTAAGTAGAGCTGTTGGCTGTGTTTTGGCGAAGAATGTTGCGGAAATAGTCGGCAGATATGCGCACTTGGCTATCGTTTTTCGTCTTCACCAATCGGCTGATGCTGTAACTCTGCGACGTGTTGAAACGCAGGCGGTCGGCTTCTATCGGTGCTTTAAGCGTAGGAACGGAGTACCACGACGAGAGGTTTGCAGGCTGCGGTGCCATATAGTCGGCGACAAAAGCAAAGCCCGACTGCGCCACATCTCTGCCCCGACGGTCGTATATGGCATCGTACATCACCTGCCTGCGCTTACCTATGCTTATTGCATTGGCAGAACCTGCCACGTGGGTAGGCTTTCCGATGGCAAGATAGGGGCGCAACGTTACCGAAAGACGGTCGCGTGCATCGTCCTTCAACGTTACGTTCATCGCTACATTGTCGCTGAAAACCTTGTTCCGCAAAGCCTTAATGGGTTGGTCGTGCTCTATTACCTCTGCCTTTTTCACGTCCTTTGCCTTTATGTTTTCGGTGAGTTTGTTGTACCTTCCGTCGCTAAGGTCGAGCCCTTCTACCGTAAAACGGCTGATGTCCTTGCCGTTTACACTTATCTTTCCGTCGCTTCCGACATGCACGCCAGGCAGTTTTGCCAACACATCTTTCAACGAATTGTCCCTTTCTGATGCGAAACGGGTGAGGTCGAACGTAATGGTGTCCTTGCCACCCGTTATCGGTCCTGCCTTCACCGTTATCTCTTGCATCTCAAAAACCTTCTGCGCCATTGCTATGCGGTTGCCCGTTGGGGCGGCAATGCGTATGCGTTTCCTCTCGTATTCCAATGCTGTGGCTTGCAATTGAAGTTCTTTCAGGTTGGCAGTGCTGTGCGAAAGGCTGAATTCGCCCTTATCGTTGGTGCGGCAAAAGGTAACAACCTTGCCGCCTTTCAGCAACATTACGTTGGCTTTTACGATGGGTTTATGGGTTAAAGAGTCCACGACAACGCCCGAAATGCGGTCTTGTGCCGATAAGGAAAGGGTGAAAATAAGGAATAGGAAAGATACAATAGCCCTCGCCCTGCCCCACTTCGACGAAAGCAGGAAGGTTGTTTGGGCGGTGGCTGTCGGTGTTGTTTTCATTGTAAATAACGTTATAAATGGTTTGGTAGAATAAGTTTTGTGTGCTCGGAGAAGGCTTGCTGCAGTGGCAACAAGCCCTTCTGAGCCTTATAGTGGGCAAGTCTTGCATATCCGAAAGAGCAAATTAGTACAGCTCAAGTGGGTTACTGGGCTGCGGTTTCGCCAATAATTGCTGCACTTCCGATTTCATTTCTTCGGACACTTCTATCTTTATTCCTTTCGCTGCAAATATATCTTCGGGCAGTGCCTTGCGCTGATAATCTATAAATTCTTTCATTGTTGAAGTACTATACTTGTCAAACTTGCTGTCGTAAATAATGTTTTCGCCTTCTCCAGCCTGCTTCATACCGACGCAATCGAAGATGTATTGCTGCTTGGCATCGTAAGCACGGAGTATCAATCCTGGCAGTCCGCACAGCTTCCAAGGTCCGTTATCCAACGGAATATCGGCAGCAAACCATACCGTCCATGTGCGTCCTTTGAACGTACAGCGCGCCATTTGGCAATCGTAGTTGAGAATTTGCTTTGTGCTATCGGCTATAATGTCCCACTTCGGTTGCTCCAAAGGCTCCGTGATGCGGAATTTTTCGCCAAGCACCTCGTCTAAATAAGTAGACTTTCCTGTCGGGTAGCCACGATAAAAGTCCATCGAAAGGTTGCCACGCGCGGGGTTTGAGCCTTGTATTTGAACGCTTCTTCCATCAAGAGACTTCAGTAAATTCTCCATATAAGCGCGGCGGGTGGCACTGTAAAAGTAGCTTACCTTCTCGCCAACTTCGAGCTGCGTATCCTCGTTTCCGTAGTTATAGCGACCCACCGAGTCGAGTTTTGTGGTGTCGCGTACGCTCTTTGTCCGATAGGTAATGGTGTACTTGAGTTTGTCGATAACTTTGTTTTCGTCCTTTTTGTTAGGCTTTGCACTCATAGTAAGCACTGCAAGGGCGAGTGCTGCCGATGTTAAAATAATACGTTTCATAATCTTTCTATTGGGTTTTGTGGTTGTCTTTTCTGCATTTGCTTGCGCATTGACTCTTGCTGTGCTTCGGTTAGCTTGCCATGAACATTGCCGCTTACTACCTTGAACGTTACATCTTTGCCACTTCTATTCATAATATCCATAGGCGTGGTGTTGGCTTTGAGTCGCTGCAAGTTGCGCATAGAGGTTTCCTCGTAGCTGTTAAAGCGGTCATCGAACACTATGTCGCGTGTGCCGTCGGTTTGCTTTAAGCCTACACAATCGAAAATATAGTGGCGGGAATTGTCGTATGCACGGAGCACAAGTCCCGGTAATCCGTCCAATTTCCACGGTCCGTTGTCGATTGGAATATCGGTTGTGAACCATGCAAACCATTGTCTGCCTTTGTAATTGCAGCATGCCATCTGGCAGTCGTAGCCGAGAATGCGGGCTGTACTGTCGGATATCAGCTCCCACTGGGGTTGTTCTATGGGTTCTACAACACGAAATCCATCACGGAAAACATTGTCTACGTAAGTTGTTTTGCCTGTTGGGAAGTTCTTGAATAGCTTCCAATTGATGCTTCCACCTCGCATATTAGGCACTGAAAAGTTGCCTTTGTTCATCATTTCGATGCGCTGTTGCTCGTAGAGAGCGTTGGAATAACTATAAAAGAAGCTCACCTGCTCGCCCACCTCGAGTCGCATATCCTCCTCGCTGTAGATGAAATTGCCGAGCGAATCGACCTTCGTGGTGTCGATAACGCTTTTCGTACGATAGGTAATTTCGTACTTTACCTTGTCTATTTTCCCTCCTTCTTTCGGCTTTGCATAAGTAGAAAGTGTGGCAGAAAGGCAGACGAAAGTAGTTAAAAGCATTCTCTGTATCATATCTTTATTGTATTATGTTCCTGCCGTTGCGCCTACATTCCTTCGAAATAGCTTTGCAATTCCTTGGCTGCAGCTTCGTCGGCGTTGGTTAAATCCTTCAAGATAACACCCTTTTCCATTAATATAATGCGGTTGCAAATTTCGGAAATGAAGTTTAGATTGTGGCTCGAAATCAGCACGGTGGTGCCGTGTTGCTGGTTTACCTCGTGTATAATGCGTGCTATGTTTATCTGCGACGAAGGGTCGAGATAGTTGAAAGGCTCGTCGAGAATGAGTATTTCGGGGTTCACAATCATTGCTCCGATGATGCCAATCTTCTGTCGGTTGCCTTCAGAGAAGTCGCGAATAAGTTTCCCTGTGCTCATAATCTCGTCGCGCATCAGCGATTCAAAGCTGTTCAAGCGTTCTGCAAGCGTTGTGTCGTCGATGCCGTAGACGCCCGCAACGAAGTCGAAGAACTCTTCAGGCGTATAGTAGTCGATGAGGAAACCTTTATCAATGAACGACCCTGTGTATTTTTTCCACTCGAAACACTCGTTTGCAGGACTGCCATTAGACAGCACTCGCCCCTCGTTGGCACTGATAAGGTCGAGTATCAGACGCATCAGCGTGGTCTTTCCTGCCCCATTATTGCCCACCAATCCTATGAGTTCGCCTTTGTGTAGCGTCAGTTCGGGTATGTCTATCACGGTGTTCTGTCCGTAAATCTTCTTTAAATTCTCTATCTTTATTTCCATATTCGGCTATTGTTTTCTTATGTTTTATTTTTCTTGTATAAATGTTTTGTTCCGCTGTTATTTGCTTCTGTAACGTTCAAAGTGTTTATAGCGGTTTGCTTCGTAGCGGCGTGCTATCCATGCAATAGCGTATCGGTGTGCAGAAAATCCGACTATGCCCAGTGCACTGAGCAAGATACAATAAACGTTTTCAGGTAAAACGTTTATCAGCAGCATTGGTCCCAACATCACCGTGAAGGCGATTGCAAAGCTCGAAGCACTGAAATCGGTACCTTGTGTGTTTATAAAACCCGACGCAAAAATATCCATTGCCTTGGTTCGGAAACAGTAAGTGAGCATAACAAGATTGGCAAAGCCAATCGAAAAGAGCATACTGCTAACCAGTATAAAGAGGTTTGTATCGAACAAGAAGTAAGTGGGGAGCAGCAACAAGAAACTACCTACCGCCAACGGAGCGGCTGTATAGTATTTGCGCAACAGCAGTCGCTCAATGCTTACAGGGCGTGTCCACAAACCATCGAAGTAGTTTCCTTCCAGCGCAAACGTAAGTTGCAGCATCACAATGGGCATTATGATAATGGCAAGGGGTAGAAACAAGTTGGTATTAATTGTATCAGGTTCTTCGTAACCAATAGATGCGTACCAAAAAGTCTGCGCGATAAACAGAATCGGAAATATAACAAGCATACGCAATCGCTTGCCACGAAGGAAAGGACGCATCTCTATAAAGAACGCCGAACGGCGCGACTTGCTTACGTTTTTCTGCTTCCGCTTGTTCTCGTCGTAGCTGCGCAAATAGCCCAAATAGTAGAGTTCGAGATAGAGGGCTATAGCGATGAGCGCAAAGAAATAGGCAATGTGTATGCCCCACGACATTCCAAAGAGGTTCAGTCCGTGTATAAATGCCAATGGCGACCACATAATCCAGCCCACTATTACTGCCGACTTCCACTCCCAACCCTGTGCGGTGCGGAGAGCAACGATAGCCAAACTGTTTGTGTATGATGCGGAAAGCAACAACAATGCCGATGCTAAGGCTGTGCCGAAAGGCATTGCAAAGAAACAGCCGATGGCAGCAGGCAGTGCCCAAGCCATTGTCCAGAAGTCTGCAAGGTGGGTAATGGCGACGAAGCGAATCCACGTTCGTTTGCTCACAGGGCGCGACTTAATGTAGGCGTCCATAATGGCAGAGTCCGATTTGAATATCAATTTCATTATTATATCGGGCAATAGCATCATTGAGGCGATTACGGGGACAATGCTTTCCCACTTCAGTTCCGCCAACATCTTCCATACTTCATCGCCTGCACCTGCAAGCGAAGAAACAAACACTATGGCTATAAGAGCATAAAAGTAGGCAGCGAGGAAAAAGTTTTTCCACTTAAAATTGCGGCGTTTCTTCGTTATCTGCAGCTGAATAAGTAGTTTTAACATTTGCTTATTATAGGATTTATTATTACGTTTTCAGTTACAAAGATAATAAATAAATAGATAGCAGCCCAAAAGTTTTTACGTTTTTATTGTGCTTTTCGTAGAAAATAACACAGTAAGGCAGCGTTTGGAGGTGTGCGGAATGTGGTGGGTAGTGCTCTTGTGGTAGGGGTTTGAGGGGGTTGGGGCTTATAGTTATTCTAGGATTTCTAGATTTTCTAGACCTCCTAGAAATTCTAGGATAACACGTGGAAAACGCTTCGATTTTGTAAAGATAATTCTGAAGAAAAACACTAATTTCGATTTGGCACTGCGAAAGCGGCTGTTTTGCAACGCAAAACCTACGCTTTTACCGTGCAAAACAGCCGCTTTTGGAACGCAAAACAACAGGTTTTGCAAAGCCTTGATAAATAAGCAGTTACACAACAGCTATGCTTGTGAAAAATATTTACACTATTCTTGGCTCTCTTTCAGCCTTGAAAGAAGAATTTAACCTTATTTTTTATATAATGTAAAAAACCTCTTTTTCGGTTCTCGTTTTCAATTAAAAAGGCGTATCTTTGTAATGTAAATGAAATAAAAGCAATTTTCGTCAAGCAGAAAAACAGACAATGAAGTATGCCATTATTGCCGCAGGAAACGGCTCGCGACTTGCAAAAGAAGGCGTAACAGCACCGAAACCATTGGTGAAAGTCAATGGCGAACGGCTTATAGACCGCCTTGTTCGGGTGTTCTGCAACAACAATGCCACCGAAATTGTGGTTATCTGCAACGAAGAAATGACCGATGTGCAGGAGCATCTCGCCCATATTCAGCAACACGGATTGGCTGGAAAGGACGTTCCGTTGCGCTTTGTGGTGAAATCGACACCCAGTTCTATGCACAGTTTTGCGGAGCTAAGCCAATGGCTGACCGACGAACCGTTTGTGCTGACAACGGTAGACACCATCTTCCGAGAAGACGAATTCAAGGCATACATCGACGCTTTTACACAGGCAACAGCCAACGGCGTGCAAGCCTATATGGGCGTAACTGCCTACATAGACGACGAAAAGCCACTCTACGTGGGCACCGACGAGCAGCGCAACATAACGGGTTTCTACGACCAAAACGAGGCTGACTGCACCTATATATCGGGCGGCATCTACGGATTGCACCCACAAACGCTCCGCACGCTCGATGATTGTATGCAGCGAGGCGAAAGCCGAATGCGCAATTTTCAGCGAGCACTGATTGCCGACGGACGCAAAGCGGTGGCGCACCCCTTCACAAAGGTGCTCGACATCGACCACGCTTCCGACATAGAAAAGGCGGAACAGTTCTTAAACGGCACCGTATGCGGACGATAGCCATACAGCGCGACCCACGCTTTTCGCCCAATTCGGTAGAGAAAGACCTTGCCATTCTCACGGCGGTGGCACTGCCAATGGGGGGCAGAATAGTAGCCGAAAGTCAGCTGACGGTGGGCGATGTTGCCGAAGCAGACACGATATTGAATATGGGACGAATGCCCCAGACACTGTCTTTGCTCGAAGAATACGCAGCAGGAAAGTGCATCGTGAACCCCGCAGCAGGCATAAGGAACTGCCAGCGCAGCCGAATAACGACACTGATGCGCAATGCCGACATTCCCATACCGCCCCAAGAGGGCGGAAACGGCTATTGGATAAAGCGTGGCGATGAGACTGCTCAGACACGAAACGACATTCGGTATTGTGCCAACGATGCGGAACTGGAAGCTGCAAAGGCCGATTTTCGCAGTCGGGGCATTACAGACATCGTGGTGCAGGCACACATTGAGGGCGACCTTGTGAAGTTTTACGGGGTCGAGGGTACGGCATTCTTCCGCTACTTCTACCCCACCGACGACGGCACGACGAAGTTCGGCGACGAGCAGCGCAACGGCATTGCCCACCATTACCCCTTCGATTTGGAGGCATTGGCAACGACCGCCAACCGCCTTGCCGCACTTACCGAAACGCCTGTGTACGGGGGCGACGCCATAATAACGGCTGACGGAGCGTTCCGCATCATCGATTTCAACGATTGGCCGAGCTTCTCACGGTGCAGAGATGAGGCTGCAAGGGCGATCATAGCCTACGT
Encoded here:
- a CDS encoding GLPGLI family protein, which produces MKRIILTSAALALAVLTMSAKPNKKDENKVIDKLKYTITYRTKSVRDTTKLDSVGRYNYGNEDTQLEVGEKVSYFYSATRRAYMENLLKSLDGRSVQIQGSNPARGNLSMDFYRGYPTGKSTYLDEVLGEKFRITEPLEQPKWDIIADSTKQILNYDCQMARCTFKGRTWTVWFAADIPLDNGPWKLCGLPGLILRAYDAKQQYIFDCVGMKQAGEGENIIYDSKFDKYSTSTMKEFIDYQRKALPEDIFAAKGIKIEVSEEMKSEVQQLLAKPQPSNPLELY
- a CDS encoding NDP-sugar synthase, whose translation is MKYAIIAAGNGSRLAKEGVTAPKPLVKVNGERLIDRLVRVFCNNNATEIVVICNEEMTDVQEHLAHIQQHGLAGKDVPLRFVVKSTPSSMHSFAELSQWLTDEPFVLTTVDTIFREDEFKAYIDAFTQATANGVQAYMGVTAYIDDEKPLYVGTDEQRNITGFYDQNEADCTYISGGIYGLHPQTLRTLDDCMQRGESRMRNFQRALIADGRKAVAHPFTKVLDIDHASDIEKAEQFLNGTVCGR
- a CDS encoding GLPGLI family protein, which translates into the protein MIQRMLLTTFVCLSATLSTYAKPKEGGKIDKVKYEITYRTKSVIDTTKVDSLGNFIYSEEDMRLEVGEQVSFFYSYSNALYEQQRIEMMNKGNFSVPNMRGGSINWKLFKNFPTGKTTYVDNVFRDGFRVVEPIEQPQWELISDSTARILGYDCQMACCNYKGRQWFAWFTTDIPIDNGPWKLDGLPGLVLRAYDNSRHYIFDCVGLKQTDGTRDIVFDDRFNSYEETSMRNLQRLKANTTPMDIMNRSGKDVTFKVVSGNVHGKLTEAQQESMRKQMQKRQPQNPIERL
- a CDS encoding DUF5687 family protein, producing MLKLLIQLQITKKRRNFKWKNFFLAAYFYALIAIVFVSSLAGAGDEVWKMLAELKWESIVPVIASMMLLPDIIMKLIFKSDSAIMDAYIKSRPVSKRTWIRFVAITHLADFWTMAWALPAAIGCFFAMPFGTALASALLLLSASYTNSLAIVALRTAQGWEWKSAVIVGWIMWSPLAFIHGLNLFGMSWGIHIAYFFALIAIALYLELYYLGYLRSYDENKRKQKNVSKSRRSAFFIEMRPFLRGKRLRMLVIFPILFIAQTFWYASIGYEEPDTINTNLFLPLAIIIMPIVMLQLTFALEGNYFDGLWTRPVSIERLLLRKYYTAAPLAVGSFLLLLPTYFLFDTNLFILVSSMLFSIGFANLVMLTYCFRTKAMDIFASGFINTQGTDFSASSFAIAFTVMLGPMLLINVLPENVYCILLSALGIVGFSAHRYAIAWIARRYEANRYKHFERYRSK
- a CDS encoding ABC transporter ATP-binding protein, whose product is MEIKIENLKKIYGQNTVIDIPELTLHKGELIGLVGNNGAGKTTLMRLILDLISANEGRVLSNGSPANECFEWKKYTGSFIDKGFLIDYYTPEEFFDFVAGVYGIDDTTLAERLNSFESLMRDEIMSTGKLIRDFSEGNRQKIGIIGAMIVNPEILILDEPFNYLDPSSQINIARIIHEVNQQHGTTVLISSHNLNFISEICNRIILMEKGVILKDLTNADEAAAKELQSYFEGM